One window from the genome of Brettanomyces bruxellensis chromosome 2, complete sequence encodes:
- a CDS encoding uncharacterized protein (BUSCO:EOG0926510L), which yields MDTIKKMIWGPDPKEQYRKCQSTIRKNKRQMERQIQDLQKLEGKTKRMIRDAAKKGDMKSARMYAREFRNIGKTQQRMYVSKATLDSIGMKMAEQQQMIKIKGSMQKSTAIMKDMNTLVHLPQMSRTVQELSKELTKSGVIDEMVDDMIDENAWQEEDGDEDEEQEINKIVDDVMEQAGAKVSRKMPQTPSQEVEQPAESQAEGKETSDDEMLANMRQRLSALEE from the coding sequence ATGGATacaataaagaaaatgatatGGGGACCTGATCCCAAGGAGCAGTACAGGAAGTGCCAATCAACAATAAGGAAGAATAAACGTCAGATGGAAAGACAAATACaagatcttcaaaaattggAGGGTAAGACCAAGAGAATGATACGGGATGCTGCTAAAAAAGGAGACATGAAATCGGCAAGGATGTATGCGAGGGAATTCAGGAATATAGGAAAGACACAGCAGAGAATGTATGTGTCAAAAGCTACGTTAGACAGTATTGGAATGAAGATGGCAGAACAGCAACAGATGATCAAAATTAAGGGGTCGATGCAGAAATCAACCGCAATAATGAAAGATATGAACACGCTTGTGCATCTTCCGCAAATGAGCCGCACAGTGCAGGAGCTTTCGAAGGAATTAACAAAGAGTGGTGTGATAGATGAGATGGTTGATGATATGATTGATGAAAACGCATGGCAGGAGGAAGATGGcgatgaggatgaagaacAAGAGATCAACAAGATTGTGGACGATGTAATGGAACAGGCTGGTGCTAAGGTGTCGCGGAAAATGCCACAGACGCCGTCTCAGGAGGTTGAACAGCCAGCTGAAAGTCAGGCTGAGGGTAAAGAGActagtgatgatgaaatgtTGGCCAACATGCGGCAAAGACTTAGTGCTCTTGAAGAGTGA
- a CDS encoding uncharacterized protein (BUSCO:EOG092645LS) codes for MNLKIEYSALSLDTSKRNRKEIDQDIEAVELLINKHLSEPYSVYVYRFFLNNWPELCLMAKCGGKLVGSIISKVETHRDVRLRGYIGMLAVEEKFRGRGIAKKLIGKSLDIMIAKGCDEIILETEVVNKKALRLYEGFGFVRVKRLYRYYMNKHDAYRLILPITKKACIRGSFLTPIPPKERIEAKY; via the coding sequence ATGAACCTCAAGATAGAGTACAGTGCACTTTCATTGGACACAAGCAAACGCAATCGAAAGGAAATCGATCAAGATATAGAGGCAGTTGAACTTCTAATAAACAAACACCTGAGCGAACCTTACTCGGTTTATGTTTATCGATTTTTCCTAAACAACTGGCCGGAACTATGCTTGATGGCAAAATGCGGGGGCAAACTTGTGGGTAGCataatttcaaaagtgGAAACTCACCGGGATGTTCGTCTAAGAGGATATATTGGAATGTTGgcagttgaagaaaagtttagaggaagaggaataGCGAAAAAGCTCATTGGCAAAAGTTTGGACATAATGATAGCGAAGGGATGCGATGAGATCATCTTGGAGACGGAGGTGGTGAACAAGAAGGCGCTGAGATTGTATGAAGGGTTTGGATTTGTCCGTGTTAAGCGGCTTTATAGATACTACATGAATAAGCACGATGCATACAGGCTGATACTTCCAATTACGAAAAAAGCCTGCATTAGAGGATCGTTTTTGACCCCAATACCGCCCAAGGAACGTATCGAGGCGAAATACTGA